One stretch of Methylococcus capsulatus DNA includes these proteins:
- a CDS encoding (Fe-S)-binding protein, which translates to MNPALESLLADADLCVKCGLCSPHCPTYRQTADENESPRGRIALIQGWATGRLPLTPVLRRPLDDCLLCRNCEAVCPAKVPYGRLVDQFRAETGQERKPLAARALSSAVRKGLRHPLLAKLGRRMLDVAGHLPAGAAWKALPPLGKAENWYGDHPATAEPLAHAGLFLGCTAAVVDAATVTAILGLLPRLGVSLSVPGHQVCCGAMDLHAGDAATAHALMSRNIEVFGERPLDAVIGFASGCTATLLEYRCHSEARAAETLSSKVQDVSRFLADRIPEDRWDLAPLEARILVHQPCSLRNVCKTESSVEALMRRIPGAEVKTLPAKGHCCGAAGSYMIEHRRMAEAIRTETVDAILAQSPDYLVTSNIGCALHLRAGLQGRANIPVIHPLQLLARLQRI; encoded by the coding sequence GTGAACCCGGCACTGGAATCGCTGCTGGCTGACGCCGATCTGTGCGTCAAATGCGGCCTTTGCTCGCCACACTGTCCTACCTACCGGCAGACGGCCGACGAGAACGAATCCCCCCGCGGCCGTATCGCCCTGATCCAAGGCTGGGCCACGGGCCGGCTGCCTTTGACACCTGTCTTGCGCAGACCTCTGGACGACTGTCTGCTGTGCCGGAATTGCGAAGCCGTCTGCCCGGCCAAGGTTCCCTATGGCCGGCTCGTAGACCAGTTCCGCGCCGAGACGGGGCAAGAGCGCAAACCATTGGCCGCCCGCGCCTTGTCGTCTGCGGTGAGGAAAGGGCTGCGCCATCCTTTGTTGGCGAAGCTGGGACGGCGGATGCTGGATGTGGCGGGCCACCTGCCGGCCGGCGCCGCCTGGAAGGCTCTCCCTCCCCTTGGGAAGGCGGAGAACTGGTACGGCGACCACCCCGCCACGGCTGAACCTCTCGCCCATGCCGGACTGTTCCTGGGCTGCACGGCAGCCGTGGTCGATGCGGCTACGGTGACGGCGATACTCGGACTGTTGCCGCGACTGGGTGTCAGCCTCAGCGTACCGGGCCACCAGGTCTGTTGCGGAGCCATGGACCTTCATGCCGGCGATGCGGCGACCGCGCATGCGCTGATGTCCCGCAACATTGAAGTCTTCGGGGAACGGCCGCTGGATGCGGTGATCGGATTCGCCAGCGGCTGCACCGCCACCCTGTTGGAATACCGCTGCCATTCCGAAGCCCGGGCGGCGGAAACCCTTTCTTCGAAGGTTCAAGACGTCAGCCGCTTCCTGGCCGATCGCATTCCCGAGGACCGCTGGGATCTTGCGCCGCTGGAGGCCCGAATTTTGGTACATCAGCCCTGCTCGCTGCGCAACGTCTGCAAGACGGAAAGCAGCGTGGAAGCCCTGATGCGCAGGATTCCCGGTGCGGAAGTGAAGACCCTGCCCGCAAAAGGTCACTGCTGCGGCGCCGCCGGCAGCTACATGATCGAACACCGCCGCATGGCCGAAGCCATCCGCACGGAAACCGTGGACGCCATCCTGGCGCAGTCTCCGGATTACTTGGTGACTTCCAACATTGGCTGCGCCCTGCATCTGCGCGCCGGCTTGCAGGGCCGGGCCAACATCCCCGTGATCCACCCCCTCCAGTTGCTGGCGCGGCTCCAGCGCATTTGA
- the speD gene encoding adenosylmethionine decarboxylase, with amino-acid sequence MDNKLQLHGFNNLTKSLSFNIYDICYAKSESGQRRYIEYIDEAYSAKRLTQILTDVNAIIGAEILNIARQDYEPQGASVTMLISEGHDAPAAITNSESPGPMPEAVVAHLNKSHITVHTYPESHPHAGISTFRADIDVSTCGRISPLKALNYLIHSFESDIVIMDYRVRGFTRDISGQKHYIDHDITSIQNYISDATADRYQMIDVNVYQEKIFHTKMILKDFNLDNYLFETDKEQLVPEERVQVQKQLQREMAEIFYGRNYKLRR; translated from the coding sequence ATGGACAACAAGCTGCAATTACACGGGTTCAACAACCTGACCAAATCGCTGAGCTTCAACATCTACGACATTTGTTATGCTAAGTCGGAATCCGGCCAGCGCCGCTACATCGAATACATCGACGAAGCCTACAGCGCCAAGCGCCTGACTCAGATACTTACTGACGTCAATGCGATCATCGGTGCGGAGATCCTGAATATCGCGCGCCAGGATTACGAGCCACAGGGTGCGAGCGTAACGATGCTGATATCGGAAGGGCACGATGCCCCCGCCGCAATCACCAATTCCGAGTCGCCGGGGCCGATGCCTGAGGCCGTCGTGGCGCATCTGAACAAAAGCCATATCACGGTGCACACTTATCCGGAGAGCCATCCGCATGCCGGCATCAGCACGTTCCGCGCCGACATCGACGTTTCTACGTGCGGCCGCATTTCGCCACTGAAGGCTCTGAACTATCTGATCCACAGCTTCGAGTCGGACATCGTGATCATGGATTACCGGGTGCGCGGCTTCACCCGCGACATCAGCGGCCAGAAGCATTATATCGACCATGACATCACCTCGATCCAGAACTACATCTCCGACGCCACGGCCGACCGCTATCAGATGATCGATGTGAATGTTTATCAGGAAAAGATCTTCCACACCAAGATGATTCTGAAAGACTTCAATCTCGACAACTATCTGTTCGAGACCGACAAGGAGCAACTGGTACCGGAAGAGCGCGTACAGGTGCAAAAGCAGCTCCAGCGGGAGATGGCGGAAATCTTCTACGGCCGCAACTACAAGCTGCGGCGCTGA
- a CDS encoding OsmC family protein, which produces MKARIKWVENMAFLGESGSGHAVLMDGPPESGGRNLGVRPMEMLLLGLGGCTAFDVVHILKKGRHDVRDCEVHLEAERAETDPKVFTRIHVHFVVTGKGLREEVVKRAIELSAEKYCSASIMLGKTAEITHDYEITEV; this is translated from the coding sequence ATGAAAGCGCGAATCAAGTGGGTCGAAAACATGGCGTTTCTGGGTGAGTCCGGCAGCGGCCATGCCGTGCTGATGGACGGACCGCCCGAGAGCGGAGGACGGAACCTAGGGGTGCGCCCGATGGAGATGCTGCTGCTGGGCCTGGGCGGATGCACGGCTTTCGACGTGGTCCATATCCTGAAGAAAGGGCGGCACGATGTGCGTGACTGCGAGGTTCATCTCGAAGCCGAGCGGGCAGAGACCGATCCAAAGGTCTTCACGCGGATTCATGTCCATTTCGTGGTCACGGGAAAGGGGTTGCGGGAAGAGGTGGTAAAGCGGGCGATCGAGCTTTCGGCGGAAAAATACTGCTCGGCATCGATCATGCTGGGCAAGACGGCGGAAATCACCCACGATTACGAAATCACAGAAGTATAG
- a CDS encoding alpha-2-macroglobulin family protein, translating to MSMRAVFQVVTLFWVQAAGAAHLELFSPEGTTREVRQVTARFSEPMVAFGDPRLSDPFTVDCPAKGRGRWAESRTWIYDFDAELPAGLSCRFLPKPKLRALSGTVVELAKEYGFDTGGPVVTGSYPGEGSGNVDENQVFLLAAAAPATPESIAAHARCRIKGIEEEIGVDVLAGERRDAVLAQRRQLGWGYTDLLWPEGDFESLKPEDIKAGEARLVLVQCRRAIPPETEVRILWGKGIATTSGLATTDDQELSFKSRPSFTARFGCERINAEADCIPLLPMSLRFGSPVPTDKAAAVHLVDTAGKIYPAAVPDPGLKPFVEELTWKGPFPEKTTFRIELPPEFADDSGRPLENASRYPLEVKTDEYPPLVKFPGEFGLLELKEGGILPVTVRHIENPVTGQRLASGDPAISGKMKRVALGDQDIAAWIRKVKKAAERRGESVPLPNGKTEWKELTGTESVFADTPRAEAFELPRAEVQKEFEVLGIPLESAGFYIVELASPRLGAALLGQDRPRYVATTALVTNLSVHFKWGRESSLVWVTHLDSAQPVANADIHISRYCKNETLWQGRTDANGVALVQGPALPTPSDSGESCDGGDGPLMVSARSEGDMSFTLSSWANGISPQNFSLPVGLYDNPEVAHTVLDRSLFRAGETVSMKHFLRQRTAHGFGLPENLPEKIKVRHTGSGQEYELPARFDARGIAENSWAIPADARLGGYEVVFVHADGRESAASAKFRIEQFRVPTMRADIQPQSDPLINAKEAMLDLHVSYLSGGGAANAPVKVRTLVEPRLVSFPGYPDFDFRAQPIEEGLRDSSYSEKAEEPPGASSPAQVLPLRLDKGGAARIMVPNLPRRNTPQDLVAELEYQDPNGELLTVARRIPLWPAKLSLGIKTDGWVATRDRVRFQVLALDLAGKPAAGRDIRVDLYARTTYSHRKRLIGGFYAYEDKTEVKHLGIACNGRTNGQGILLCVLAPGVSGEILLQATADDGAGNQALGTGSIWIASEDEWWFENGPSDRMDVIPEKRAYELGDKARFQVRMPFRESMALVTVEREGIVDSFIAPLSGRAPVIEVPIKEAYAPNVFVSVLAVRGRVGVVQTWVADMARNFKLPWQADGGKATAMVDLSKPAYRLGLAEIDVGWAPNRLDVKVKADRDTYKVRETAKVKVTVQRASGGVPDEAEIALAAVDEGLLELKPNDSWNLLDAMMGRRGIEVLTSTAQMQVIGKRHYGRKAVPHGGGGGRQAARELFDTLLLWKGRVPLDTKGEAEVGVPLNDSLTAFRLVAVANAGSGLFGTGKTSIRTTQDLMLYSGLPPMVREGDHFRAIFNVRNATDRKIAGQLSARLTPKGAAAGQDLPPQPFELEAGTAGDFSWEVDVPVDIAGLDWEIAAAENGGAATDRLKTSQQVQPAVPVRVFQATLTRIDKPLSLAVQRPEDAVPGRGGVRVSLRAKLGDGLGGVIEYMTRYPYSCLEQKVSKAIALRDEGLWNKIVADLPAYQDSDGLFRYFPSDSIHGSDVLTAYVLAIAQEAGWELPENALGRAKEALKGFVGGRVLRDSALPTADLSIRKLAAVEALARYDEAAPELLDSIRIEPRLWPTSAVLDWLSVLQRVEAIPDRSAKLKDAEQTLRTRLNFQGTTLNFSSEKNDALWWLMISPDLNAVRALLDVMELPGWREDVPRLVTGALGRQTRGRWNTTTANAWGRLAMEKFSETYESAPVTGYAEASLGAVKKGMQWTEETRRSALNLPWPEGPSTLEVRHQGTGKPWAIVQSRAAIPLKEPLFTGFSIKRTVTPIEQKQAGAWNRGDVARITLELDAQSDMSWVVVDDPIPAGASILGGGLGRDSALLTQSEQQTGWAWPIYEERRFDAYRTYYDYVPKGRWSVEYTVRYNNPGSFELPPTRVEAMYAPEMFGELPNKALEIGGTP from the coding sequence ATGAGCATGCGCGCAGTGTTCCAGGTAGTGACATTGTTCTGGGTTCAGGCAGCCGGCGCAGCCCATCTGGAGTTGTTTTCGCCGGAGGGGACGACCAGGGAGGTGCGCCAGGTGACGGCGCGGTTCTCCGAACCCATGGTCGCATTCGGCGACCCCCGTCTGTCCGATCCGTTCACGGTGGATTGCCCGGCCAAGGGACGCGGCCGCTGGGCGGAATCCCGCACCTGGATCTATGACTTCGACGCCGAGCTGCCCGCAGGTCTTTCCTGCCGATTCCTGCCGAAGCCGAAGTTGAGAGCATTGAGCGGAACCGTCGTCGAGCTCGCCAAGGAATACGGCTTCGATACCGGCGGACCGGTGGTGACGGGTTCCTACCCCGGCGAAGGCAGCGGGAACGTCGACGAAAATCAGGTGTTCCTGCTGGCCGCCGCCGCGCCGGCCACGCCGGAAAGCATCGCCGCCCATGCCCGCTGCCGGATCAAAGGCATAGAGGAGGAGATCGGCGTCGATGTCCTGGCCGGCGAACGGCGCGATGCGGTATTGGCGCAGCGCCGGCAATTGGGGTGGGGTTATACCGACCTGTTGTGGCCGGAAGGCGATTTCGAGTCGCTCAAGCCGGAGGACATCAAAGCCGGCGAAGCGCGACTGGTCCTGGTGCAATGCCGGCGCGCCATCCCGCCGGAAACCGAGGTCCGGATCCTCTGGGGCAAAGGCATCGCCACGACCAGCGGTCTCGCGACGACCGATGACCAGGAGCTGAGCTTCAAGTCCCGCCCGAGCTTCACCGCCCGCTTCGGTTGCGAGCGCATCAACGCCGAGGCGGACTGCATTCCGCTCCTCCCGATGTCCCTACGCTTCGGCTCGCCCGTGCCTACCGACAAGGCTGCCGCCGTGCACCTGGTCGATACCGCCGGCAAGATCTATCCGGCGGCGGTGCCAGACCCGGGCCTAAAGCCTTTCGTCGAGGAACTGACCTGGAAAGGGCCGTTCCCGGAGAAGACCACGTTCCGCATCGAGCTGCCCCCGGAGTTCGCCGACGACTCGGGGCGCCCGCTGGAGAACGCCAGCCGTTATCCGCTGGAAGTCAAGACCGACGAATATCCGCCGCTGGTGAAGTTCCCCGGCGAGTTCGGTCTCCTGGAGTTGAAGGAAGGCGGCATCCTGCCCGTCACCGTGCGCCATATCGAGAACCCCGTGACCGGCCAGCGGCTGGCCTCCGGCGATCCGGCCATTTCCGGCAAGATGAAACGGGTGGCGCTCGGAGACCAGGACATCGCCGCCTGGATACGCAAGGTGAAGAAAGCCGCTGAACGCCGCGGCGAATCGGTCCCCTTGCCCAATGGCAAGACCGAATGGAAGGAACTCACCGGCACCGAATCGGTGTTCGCCGATACCCCGCGGGCGGAAGCTTTCGAACTGCCGCGCGCCGAGGTCCAGAAAGAGTTCGAAGTGCTCGGCATTCCCCTGGAAAGCGCCGGGTTCTACATCGTCGAGCTGGCCAGTCCGCGGCTCGGTGCCGCCTTATTGGGCCAGGACAGGCCGCGCTACGTCGCGACTACCGCGCTGGTCACCAATCTGTCGGTCCATTTCAAATGGGGCCGGGAATCCTCCCTGGTCTGGGTGACGCACCTGGATTCGGCCCAACCGGTAGCGAACGCCGATATCCACATCAGCCGCTACTGCAAGAACGAAACCTTGTGGCAAGGGCGGACGGATGCCAACGGCGTGGCACTGGTCCAGGGCCCTGCCCTGCCCACACCTTCGGACTCCGGCGAAAGCTGCGACGGGGGAGATGGCCCCCTCATGGTGAGCGCCCGCAGCGAGGGCGACATGAGTTTCACCCTCAGCAGCTGGGCCAACGGCATTTCGCCGCAGAACTTCAGCCTGCCGGTCGGCCTCTATGACAACCCGGAAGTCGCCCATACAGTGCTGGACCGCAGCCTGTTCCGGGCCGGGGAGACCGTCTCGATGAAACATTTCCTGCGCCAGCGCACAGCCCATGGCTTCGGCCTGCCGGAAAACCTCCCCGAGAAGATCAAGGTCCGCCACACCGGCAGCGGCCAGGAATACGAACTGCCGGCCAGATTTGACGCACGCGGGATCGCCGAAAACAGCTGGGCAATCCCGGCCGACGCCAGGCTCGGCGGGTACGAAGTCGTATTCGTCCATGCCGACGGCAGGGAATCCGCCGCCTCGGCCAAATTCCGCATCGAACAGTTCCGGGTGCCGACCATGCGTGCGGACATCCAGCCGCAGTCCGACCCCCTGATCAACGCCAAGGAAGCCATGCTCGACCTCCATGTCAGCTATCTCTCCGGCGGTGGTGCGGCCAATGCGCCGGTCAAAGTCCGCACTCTGGTCGAGCCCCGCCTGGTGTCCTTCCCCGGCTATCCGGATTTCGACTTCCGGGCGCAGCCTATCGAAGAAGGGCTGCGCGACAGCAGTTATAGCGAGAAGGCCGAGGAACCCCCCGGAGCGAGTAGCCCGGCCCAGGTGCTGCCGCTGCGCCTGGACAAGGGCGGCGCGGCACGGATCATGGTTCCCAATCTACCTCGGCGGAACACACCACAGGACCTGGTGGCCGAACTCGAATACCAGGACCCCAACGGCGAACTTCTGACCGTGGCCCGCCGGATTCCACTGTGGCCCGCGAAGCTCAGCCTGGGAATCAAAACCGATGGCTGGGTAGCAACCAGAGACCGAGTGCGGTTCCAGGTGCTGGCGCTGGATCTGGCCGGGAAGCCGGCGGCCGGCCGGGACATCCGGGTCGACCTGTACGCGCGCACCACTTACTCGCACCGCAAGCGCCTCATCGGCGGTTTCTATGCCTACGAGGACAAGACCGAAGTCAAACACCTCGGCATCGCCTGCAACGGCAGGACCAACGGCCAGGGCATCCTTCTCTGCGTCCTCGCCCCCGGCGTATCCGGCGAAATCCTGCTCCAGGCCACGGCCGACGACGGCGCCGGCAATCAGGCACTGGGCACGGGCTCGATCTGGATCGCCAGCGAAGACGAATGGTGGTTCGAAAACGGCCCCAGCGACCGGATGGACGTGATCCCCGAAAAGCGCGCCTACGAGCTGGGCGACAAGGCCCGCTTTCAGGTGCGCATGCCCTTCCGCGAATCCATGGCTCTGGTCACGGTCGAACGCGAGGGCATCGTCGACAGCTTCATCGCCCCCCTGTCCGGCCGCGCGCCGGTGATCGAAGTGCCGATCAAGGAGGCGTACGCGCCCAATGTATTCGTCTCGGTGCTGGCCGTGCGCGGCCGGGTGGGGGTGGTGCAAACCTGGGTCGCCGATATGGCCCGAAATTTCAAGCTGCCCTGGCAAGCTGACGGCGGCAAGGCCACGGCGATGGTCGACTTGAGCAAGCCGGCTTACCGCCTGGGGCTGGCCGAGATCGACGTGGGCTGGGCGCCCAACCGCCTCGATGTGAAGGTGAAGGCCGACCGTGACACCTACAAGGTGCGGGAAACCGCCAAGGTCAAGGTGACGGTGCAGCGTGCCAGCGGCGGCGTCCCGGACGAGGCCGAGATCGCCTTGGCGGCCGTGGACGAGGGTCTGCTCGAACTCAAACCCAACGACAGCTGGAACCTGCTGGACGCCATGATGGGCCGGCGCGGCATCGAGGTGCTCACCTCCACCGCGCAGATGCAGGTCATCGGCAAGCGCCACTATGGCCGCAAGGCCGTGCCGCACGGCGGCGGCGGCGGGCGCCAGGCGGCACGCGAACTATTCGACACCCTGTTGCTGTGGAAAGGCCGGGTACCACTGGACACCAAGGGCGAAGCCGAGGTCGGGGTACCGCTCAACGACTCGCTCACTGCCTTCCGGCTGGTGGCTGTCGCCAACGCGGGCAGCGGCCTCTTCGGCACGGGGAAGACCTCGATCCGCACGACCCAGGACCTGATGCTCTATTCCGGGCTGCCGCCGATGGTGCGCGAAGGCGACCATTTCCGCGCCATCTTCAACGTGCGCAATGCCACGGACCGCAAGATCGCGGGCCAGCTCAGCGCCCGATTGACGCCGAAAGGCGCAGCCGCAGGCCAGGACCTTCCGCCCCAGCCCTTCGAACTCGAAGCCGGCACGGCGGGCGATTTCTCCTGGGAAGTCGACGTCCCGGTCGACATCGCCGGGCTGGATTGGGAAATCGCCGCCGCGGAAAACGGCGGAGCCGCCACCGACCGGCTGAAAACCTCGCAGCAGGTCCAGCCGGCGGTGCCGGTCCGGGTGTTCCAGGCGACGCTGACCCGCATCGACAAACCGCTCTCGCTCGCGGTGCAACGGCCCGAGGACGCCGTGCCGGGCCGCGGCGGCGTGCGCGTCTCGCTGCGAGCGAAACTGGGCGACGGACTCGGCGGGGTGATCGAATACATGACGCGCTACCCCTATTCCTGCCTGGAACAGAAGGTTTCCAAGGCCATCGCGCTGCGCGACGAGGGCCTATGGAACAAGATCGTCGCCGACCTGCCCGCCTACCAGGACAGCGACGGCCTGTTCCGCTATTTCCCGAGCGACAGCATTCACGGTAGCGACGTCCTGACCGCCTATGTCCTGGCGATCGCGCAGGAAGCCGGCTGGGAGCTGCCCGAGAATGCCCTGGGCCGGGCGAAGGAGGCGTTGAAAGGCTTCGTCGGCGGGCGCGTGCTGCGCGACTCCGCCCTGCCCACCGCCGATCTGTCGATTCGCAAGCTGGCGGCCGTCGAGGCCCTGGCCCGCTATGACGAAGCGGCGCCGGAGCTGCTGGACAGCATCCGCATCGAGCCCAGGCTCTGGCCCACCTCGGCGGTATTGGACTGGCTGTCGGTATTGCAGCGGGTCGAAGCCATCCCCGATCGCAGCGCCAAGCTCAAGGACGCCGAACAGACGCTCCGTACCCGGCTGAACTTCCAGGGCACCACTCTGAACTTCTCCAGCGAGAAGAACGATGCCCTCTGGTGGCTAATGATCTCGCCCGACCTCAACGCCGTGCGAGCGTTGCTGGATGTCATGGAGCTGCCGGGCTGGCGCGAAGACGTTCCGCGGCTGGTCACCGGCGCCCTGGGCCGGCAGACCAGGGGCCGCTGGAACACCACCACGGCGAACGCCTGGGGCCGGCTGGCGATGGAAAAGTTCAGCGAGACCTACGAATCGGCGCCAGTCACCGGCTACGCCGAGGCGAGTCTCGGCGCTGTCAAAAAGGGAATGCAGTGGACCGAGGAAACCCGGCGCAGCGCCTTGAACCTGCCCTGGCCCGAAGGCCCAAGCACACTGGAAGTGCGCCATCAGGGCACAGGCAAACCCTGGGCAATCGTCCAGAGCCGCGCCGCGATCCCGCTGAAAGAGCCGTTGTTCACCGGCTTCTCGATCAAGCGTACGGTAACCCCGATCGAACAGAAGCAGGCTGGCGCCTGGAACCGCGGCGACGTAGCGCGCATCACCCTGGAGCTCGACGCCCAGTCCGACATGAGCTGGGTGGTCGTCGACGACCCCATCCCCGCCGGCGCCAGTATCCTAGGCGGCGGCCTGGGACGCGACTCCGCCCTGCTGACCCAGAGCGAACAGCAGACCGGCTGGGCCTGGCCCATCTACGAGGAGCGCCGTTTCGACGCCTACCGCACCTATTACGACTATGTGCCGAAAGGGCGCTGGAGCGTCGAATATACCGTGCGCTACAACAACCCCGGCAGCTTTGAACTGCCGCCGACGCGAGTCGAGGCCATGTATGCGCCGGAGATGTTCGGGGAGCTGCCGAATAAGGCGCTGGAAATCGGTGGAACACCTTGA
- a CDS encoding DUF2269 domain-containing protein, with protein sequence MTYDLLKLAHIIGAVLIGGGLIGVWLTDLRSRQSHELVRFSESVRNIAVFYDGVVVPGAIVLLISGTWLIVEFFGGWNFVSTPWLAGMVFLFAFEFIEGNTITRLYFMRLRRLTQEALRVGAFTPELEKTRAENVPTFTHFLDLPILLLIVTLGALKPNDWGLFIVGSLVAIAIATALTIFIPRLYP encoded by the coding sequence ATGACTTACGATTTACTCAAGCTTGCACACATCATTGGTGCTGTTTTGATCGGTGGAGGACTGATCGGCGTATGGTTGACTGATTTGCGGTCCCGTCAGTCGCATGAACTTGTGCGCTTCTCCGAATCAGTGCGCAATATTGCAGTGTTTTACGACGGCGTTGTGGTTCCGGGTGCAATTGTTCTCCTCATCTCCGGCACTTGGTTGATTGTTGAGTTCTTCGGTGGCTGGAATTTTGTTTCCACGCCATGGCTTGCGGGCATGGTCTTCCTGTTTGCTTTCGAATTCATCGAGGGCAATACCATTACCCGCCTCTACTTCATGCGCCTGCGCCGCTTGACCCAAGAGGCTTTGCGGGTTGGCGCATTTACGCCCGAGTTGGAGAAAACGCGCGCCGAAAACGTGCCAACTTTCACTCACTTCCTCGATTTGCCGATACTGTTACTGATTGTCACATTGGGCGCACTTAAGCCCAACGATTGGGGGTTGTTTATTGTTGGCTCCTTGGTCGCCATAGCTATTGCTACAGCTCTGACAATATTCATTCCTCGCCTTTATCCATAG
- a CDS encoding UbiH/UbiF/VisC/COQ6 family ubiquinone biosynthesis hydroxylase produces the protein MSERYDIAIVGGGMVGATLACALEGTGLRVALIEVAPPPPFSPGQSHDLRVSAVSIASVSILNTVGAWAGVVSRRCCPFRRMRVWEDRGDVLFSSEDIHEEVLGYIVENRVLQLALIDRLPALSGVDFLCPAKTRKIDYGSQGSRIELEDGRVIEARLLVAADGGQSQARQAAGMGVSSWDYEHHALVLTVETAYPQQDITWQRFTPHGPQAFLPLDGRNASLVWYEAPERVKWLLSLPDEALLGELGREFPAELGEIKGIVSRGFFPLRRQHALRYYKEGAVLVGDAAHMIHPLAGQGVNIGLLDAAALAEVLAKAKRAGRDIGSSAVLREYEGMRRNSNLLMMTAMDFFYRAFGNANVPLRFVRNLGLGLAERITPAKKLVMRYAMGLDGRLPKLARGEGLGG, from the coding sequence ATGTCAGAACGATACGATATCGCCATCGTGGGCGGTGGAATGGTGGGCGCGACGCTGGCCTGTGCGCTGGAAGGGACCGGGCTGCGCGTCGCCTTGATCGAAGTGGCGCCTCCGCCTCCTTTTTCGCCCGGGCAGTCGCATGACCTGCGGGTTTCCGCGGTCAGCATCGCCTCGGTCAGCATCCTGAACACGGTCGGCGCCTGGGCCGGTGTCGTTTCCCGCCGCTGCTGCCCGTTCCGGCGGATGCGGGTGTGGGAAGACCGTGGCGATGTGCTGTTCTCGAGCGAGGACATTCACGAGGAGGTGCTCGGTTACATCGTCGAAAACCGGGTACTCCAGCTCGCGCTGATCGACCGGCTCCCGGCGTTGTCCGGCGTCGATTTCCTCTGTCCGGCCAAAACCCGCAAGATCGACTATGGCTCGCAAGGCTCGCGCATCGAGCTGGAGGACGGCCGTGTTATCGAAGCGCGGCTGCTGGTCGCGGCGGACGGGGGCCAGTCCCAGGCGCGGCAGGCCGCCGGCATGGGCGTCAGCAGTTGGGACTACGAGCATCATGCCCTGGTGCTCACCGTCGAAACGGCCTATCCGCAGCAGGACATCACCTGGCAGCGCTTCACCCCGCACGGGCCCCAAGCCTTCCTGCCCCTCGACGGACGCAACGCCTCCCTGGTGTGGTACGAGGCGCCGGAGCGGGTGAAATGGCTGCTCTCCCTGCCCGACGAAGCCCTGCTGGGCGAGTTGGGCCGGGAATTTCCCGCGGAACTGGGAGAAATCAAGGGCATCGTCAGCCGCGGCTTTTTTCCGCTCCGCCGCCAGCACGCTCTTCGCTACTATAAGGAAGGTGCGGTGCTGGTGGGCGACGCCGCCCACATGATCCATCCCCTGGCCGGCCAGGGCGTCAACATCGGCCTGCTCGATGCCGCCGCCCTGGCCGAAGTGCTCGCCAAGGCCAAGCGCGCCGGCCGCGACATCGGCTCCAGCGCCGTGTTGCGCGAATACGAAGGCATGCGCCGCAACAGCAACCTGCTGATGATGACCGCCATGGACTTCTTCTACCGCGCCTTCGGCAATGCCAACGTCCCGCTGCGCTTCGTCCGCAATCTCGGCCTCGGCTTGGCCGAACGTATCACTCCCGCCAAGAAGCTGGTGATGCGGTATGCGATGGGATTGGATGGGAGGTTGCCGAAGCTGGCGAGAGGGGAGGGGTTGGGAGGCTGA